The genomic region GTCTGTGAGATTTTGATCTTGGACCTGGGGAGTGAAATCTCTTGGCATCAGAAAAAGGTTCTTGGTGCTTAAACTAATCATGGCAACTCACCTGCTGTAGATATATGACAGTGCTCTTTTTTCTgtgcctctctctgtcacagccACCTACAGCAAACCTGAACTCACAATTGTTTGTAGTGATGACAGCCCTACTTGTCTGGCGACATGTACATCGCATGGGGGCTATCCTAGAAGCAATATGGACTGGAGGGTACCTAGGAGTCAGATGTGGAGGCTGgtgaataaaagtgaaatggAAGATCGGAACACTTTGATGTTTAACAGCTCCAGCACTGCATCCTTCAATTGCTCCGAGGGAGAGTTGATGTTCAGTTGCACTGTAGGCAATGTCACATCAGGGATGTACCCCATCTGTgagtattaaaataaaataaattcaagtCCTAATTGTTTCTGTACCAAAATCCTTTTCACCCTGGGAAAGTTTTGGGAAGTGAAAGGCAATGGAAAGCCCTTTCAATGGCTACTTTTTCAGGAATGTCTGAGGGAAATGATGTCAATGATGTATTTACTTTGACACCAGAGGAGAGGAAGTACTTTTGTACAAATCTATACATATCTTTAGTGTACTacttaaagggtcagttcatgCAAGTTCCAgaaatcatgttttctttgttttttacagaTATTTTGAGATATCAGTTTCACTATGAACAGTTTTGATTGGGACTACAGTAGCCCATACTTGCCTTGCTGTGTTCTAGAATAATGGTTACGCTGATTGTGACGATGCTTGATGCTAATACTGCTTTggaatgtttctttttcaattaTGTGGTTACTGACACTTTTCAAGTCTTGTAAATAAAATTTTGGAATTGTGGCCTTTTGAAGAataatttaaatgaatgttttgaGGCAACAGATCCTGTGAAAAGAATCAAAGCAACAGTGAACTGATCTCTCTGACAAGTCTTTTCTGTGTAGCCAAAGCTTGGCTACCATTGACAACCACAGCGCCCAGCTGTTTTTAAGTAAATTATTCAACCTATcaaaaatgtaactgtaaatcTTATAGTTGTGAATTTACATCCTTAGTGGGAACACACTTGTTTGAGGTTTAGCTCCACAGACCGGGTAGTTAAAATGGTGAGAGAAGAACTAACACATTCTCAGTTTTGATCTTTTGATGGGATTATTGACAGTAACATTAAATTATTAGATTATAAACAGCAGCATACTCAGCTGTCCAAGTTCATAAATATTTGGCTCTGATAAATATTTGTCCTCCTCCGAAGGCAAAGGCAAAGTTCCACCTCCACCTGGCGAACATGTGGTATTAGCAGCCATCATTGTCATCGGTGTATCGGTCCTTGCCATTTTCGTGGCATCACTGCTGTATTGGAAACACAAGAGAAGACAACGAGGTAAGGACAGAAACAGTCACAGTGTGACTCTTCTACACACTTGCATatccctgaaacaaaacaaagatgcGAGTAATGACTCCACAGTAATGAGCAGAAAACTGACAGCTGTTTCTCCGTTGGCTTTCAggagcaacagcagcaaacGTGAGGCAGGAGTGGAGCGTAAACGGACAGGAGGAGTAAGTGGACGTTAACTTGACACAACTGACCACATTTAAAAGGACACAATACTTTGATTTAATTCATAAGTAATGTAAAATGTAAGCTGATGAGGCtgagagtgtgtgcatgtctaACTTGTAATGTTCATCACATACACAGCTCACAGTTTTCATCATTATAGTTGTGTCACCACTGGCCCCATCCCTCCATTTTTTAATTCTctactttgtttttatcttctcCAGGGAGGGaataaaactcaaagaaaaTGGCGGAGGGAATGAGCAACCTTGAGTTTGGCATTGGTGAAGAAGATCATCCGATTTCTACACGGACTTATCATTTTACACGTTGTATAATTTAACACTGTATGTCACTCAAGGGTCATTACATTAGTGACTGACTGGCTACAGATAAACTAGGTGCATAAGGCCAGTGACCGCAAGAGTCAGTGACTGCTCTCTGTCAACATTTGACTTCTCAGTCTTTGAGGAAGTATTCATCTTTAGTCTCATTTTACTGGCGATCAAAGTGCGTCACTCGACTGGGAATAGCCTACTTCTCAAAAAAAAGGACTTTTCCAGTGGTTTGTGGTGAGATTGTTGTTGTGTACAGGAAAACAGACTCTGAGTGACATACCTACCAGCACTGTGAGCAGTACAATCAAAAGTACAAAAGACTGTACCTAAAGTTTGGTGTCATGCATGTTTAAGTGTTACGCTGACCTCTGTAGGGAGAAGACAGATCTTTTAATGAAGAAACAAGAAGGAAAGACAGGGTGCTCACCGGTGTAAAGAAGTAAACTTCAGGTGAATGTGAGGTGTTCTTGAAATCAAACTGGACAGCTGGAAAAAGGGAAACCACTGGGCTTACTTCACCTACACTTGACCGAGCCATGAAAGACAACAGCAATAGCTTTGTGAGCCGGGAGGGTTTGTGGAGAGGTGGCTATTGCCTTCAAGAATTGCTTGAGAGAGAGGTGTAAATTTAATGCTTTAATTTATCCAGGCCTGGAATCTAATTTCAGACCTGTTTATTGTAAACTGACTTAATCCTCCTTCATGTTGTCAATGTACTGAagttaatttattatttttatttttataactgTTACGCTGACTATTAGCTTCTCgtccacatttttttcttgtggtatatttattgtgtgttgctgctgtagtTGTAGCTCTAACTGTCAAGATAAGGTGTCATGACATTCTACCGGTCAACAATTCCTTTCCCAGGTGCTTCCCTTCTTCTATGCAATCTGTAAAATCTTCTACAAGTGTCACTTTTGGACtgtgtttcatcatttttaaatacagtttattgttgttgttggtgttgttgcaCTTTATGCATTTTCCTAATGTCACCCTtgtgtcagaaatgtgtttttcttcttgctgCTAGTTGAATGTTTGAGATCCAAGGTGTAGAATGATATTTGTGATAGAATCTGACACTAGAAGGCTGTTTTAACATTCTTACGTTTGTGTTAATTTCTCTGCTCACTGAAAATATGTGGGTATgatgtgtgacatcacaaatagtttggaaTCAAATCCCGGTGCTTTGTTTGGCATTcacaagtgtgatgtggaaacttgaagCCTCCGGCACACATACACTTTACTGAAAGTGGACTTTCTGGCAAAGAAGGAGACATCTTGTTGTACAAGGGTGCAACTTGGgaatttgaaaaatatttcacattcatatattttggAATTTCTAATGGTGGAGGGGATCTTTTTatatcaggtttttttttacaatagcCTACGGTCTTAAATGTTCAGCCTTATGGAATTTTTAAAACTTTCATCAAAGTCACATATAGAACAGTCATGTTTAGATTTAGAGTGACTGAAGGGTACGTTATTTCCCTCATTTGTGTCCAGTGTTTTAGTCTTTATTTAGTCAAATGACCAGAAGTGGAAGCTGTGAAAATACGAAAGCCAGAATCCTGTTTCGAGGCTGAATTTGCTCCAtgcattttgctgtttcagttATAGATTCCAGTATTCCAGGATTCCCCTGTAAAGTGCAATGTTGAGTATGAAGGAAGAAatgtttttccctctcttttaaattaaattgctGTTAACCTCATCATTCATATTTTGGTCTTTTCTCTGGTGACTGTTCTCATGTTGAATAACGTTTCTGTATACTGCACTGCCccatatttatttcattgtatgtttttctctctcaatgTCAAACTGTGCATTGTTCACCCTGTTTATATGATTGTGGGTAAGGAGACCTCTGTTattcctccttcctctgaaTTACAAAAGAAACTCAAACGGCTGCTTTCATTTCCCAAATCTGTTCAAAACACACTGCCAGTTGGCTACTTCACAAAACTTGCTGTCAGtctcacatttttctttgtttgtgaaaTTGTGTCATGGGaagaaatacacacattttccaCCCACTTTAATATATGGGCAGAATTTACTATTTCAACTGCTGCAGTAGATTGTATTCatacaatttaaatgttttacaagGCTCAGCTGAGGATTTAAGTTACAGAGAAGGCTACAGCTACAACTTTTTCAGTTGCATTACAGTCTTATTGCCACTAGATGTAGTACTAGCACCATAGTGTCAACACCGCTGTCATGGCTGATTGGTGCTGTGTATACCAAAACTTCAGAATATTACTGTGAAGTACCACGTCAATTAGTCTGATCACAACTGCCAGCTAGACTGCAAAAGCTCAAAAACTTGCAAAAACTCTGCCTGCCCAGGGAATGAAACAGTGTTTAGACAATCAGCACACATGTACAATCAGAGCAATGAGAACAGGGATACAAGACGTCTCCCTCTGACCTCAGTATGTGGTCAACTGCCAGTGGTAGGTTTGTTGAAGGGGAAGAGAagggtgaggtgaggtgaggtgcaAAGGACAGGAGATATAAGGCCATTCTCTCACATGCCCTTGTTGAGTCCAGCAGTGCAGGGAGAACTCAGATCTTTTAACAAAATGACCAATGccacactgtgaaaatacttTGGAATGAATGTTGTTGTGCGATCGAAACCTCAAGTCTAACCATCAAATTGTAGATAAAGTATAGAAAAAGTGCTAAATGCAGAAAAATTTCATCTGTGACTGTTCAACTATTACGTATTGTATGATTAGGTTACTTTatgatttaatgatttatttatttccattttcatttttataatgTCATAATCTTCTGATTATAGTTCTCCATTAATTGAATGATTGTCCCAAAAAATTCTAAAAATAGTGAAATGGAGTCACAGCAGCCCATAGTGAGACCTTTAGGGCTTAATTTGTCCAAGCAACAGTCTAAAcctcaaaatgatcaaaaatatactataaagttgttgttgttgattttccGATGCTGgaacaatgaaatgttttgaaatgacTTTAATTATTAGCAAATAGCTGCCaactaaaggtgcaatatgcaagaattttaCTTTAAAGCAGTCAAACTACTAAAATGAACTAAATTcatcaataaaatgtgaatgaataattaatttgaTGTCATGTCAgatatgtttatgttttgtgcTCGACgcctgttagcattagcatgttaAAATCTAGGCCAAGGCCATCTTGTAATACctacccagaggaaaattttactgctc from Sparus aurata chromosome 2, fSpaAur1.1, whole genome shotgun sequence harbors:
- the LOC115567140 gene encoding uncharacterized protein LOC115567140: MASPCNPHHFLSQRLSRWLALVLTVAWTFTTTGTVAQIEVRGEVGGNVTIQCPSIKHKSITFFYFQRGDIFINGYFAAKPIPDNMRWENTRVDNDSTTVHMYNLNISHIGTYKCIIQYTDRTETFENVYLSVTATYSKPELTIVCSDDSPTCLATCTSHGGYPRSNMDWRVPRSQMWRLVNKSEMEDRNTLMFNSSSTASFNCSEGELMFSCTVGNVTSGMYPICKGKVPPPPGEHVVLAAIIVIGVSVLAIFVASLLYWKHKRRQRGATAANVRQEWSVNGQEEEGIKLKENGGGNEQP